In Podospora pseudopauciseta strain CBS 411.78 chromosome 3, whole genome shotgun sequence, one genomic interval encodes:
- a CDS encoding hypothetical protein (EggNog:ENOG503P7JU), translated as MESTMDIAQLVAQMQDTLSTIHTTLASLNTAEHDAKLDELEARRDNTIKHLLAAFSAESEVLHQKRLAQREEIAERRRIEDEERERRRRQEDEELAERDKQEDEARDGRLLHETNEVEEETDHLMIEIEEEAQRAIDEGQKKLMGLEERRKELNHLIEEQLRAPIIPSPPKRSRRGSNLPPAVATPSKPPEPVAPESLNNDGAKALEPEDISTSRHDEITETAHKSPTIPQADMVKESTLNTAANSQMQASPTNDSRPTSRQDRPLFVQPVISRSGTIIHADQLEETARAPVEPIGIPNRNTDSPDPLDSSKPDITWWENKRREEAERALHHPATPSPSSSHNEAEDTGAPSQLPAEHGVKDADQPNSSQATPGASRQAVGSGDVTQPAEETPAMPQLDMDQALSNETTRGRSQTSVDVIAAVTRAASVVSDSASEYDLSTADHPTETTVEGEKPQALQNLNVPEHEHSPEEVPLPLSATGDSFDAAGDMSFESAHEQPVRLASAISDHTRSHAGEHISFAADEEQENTHNASFELTETSVTPEHHGSEPSVNGDAASSVSSYHNQPSIEYRTTSDEPPAVGVPEGMDDSCSLTDTSEYCLHEEVSDRHHPHRPPLVHSESYTGDERDDVEVDIPLQRVPSHQPPREEFGHEEVENDPHAVSDHETDVCHALAPVSQEQELDGHPHTPSLQVIREDEVLDSTVEETVAPEPQQHGAVGLGTEDSAHAEKSIVEHDSPHGSELGHDEDVPALSSSSDHGDHTHSFYDDGSHLEDDYAQPEPITPNPLILQPFRTGDGGDRGSHVRDRDVPKLPDDVGRHGERDAEPGVSSARGQPGDQAHLGVLRDDGYVGGGAAERAEEKAEESLVPGAEHVSDAALPPAGLQNEEAADDQLRRASQVSNESVEMDAAYTTTVNGEGELFDDDDDDDDDDDDDDGDAESDVSDIEDAYLNEEGVVDAVVAAMGPEPEDQEHTEKDAATVKTSVDEVAEVPTEVPAEAPAELQAIVAADALVHTSTDIPLDTVLDRPVGPTVEMPEPMAAQVEAGAHIQVPDETPFATPMEVPGQVEPKAQVLNIMGDSDGTPAVSATVPPIETPEPDHPRTSPNWVNEADDYFAELDQRQETPRLQFFEQKRTDVKTSLASDSQTASQGLSASNHNPDRPQTPDQDTELACQEHRSTHLHSQEQQQSSPQSVRSQSTIDSAPPSPEQHTVTDTHVPVIRGLVSTQSPSYQTGRPRNNSHLIEYDHHRDESEDTPLAKWRHRESTLSMPDQPPVAPLDTAHSSKHSHASSESGDQKGGSLFQRMRNVFEQQSHASDINTSRSSHSRPISTDRHSGGGGGGGGSGLWGSGGPLSGRFGKSWSSSSNEHHHHRDYHHSPYTEAGHSPVRGTEGDHDALDERSGLVGGREDLN; from the exons ATGGAATCCACCATGGATATTGCCCAACTGGTGGCTCAGATGCAGGATACACTGTCCACCATCCACACCACTCTCGCCTCTCTCAACACCGCCGAACACGATGCGAAGCTTGACGAGCTGGAAGCCAGGCGTGATAATACCATCAAACATTTGCTAGCCGCCTTTTCTGCTGAGTCCGAGGTCCTGCACCAAAAGAGACTGGCTCAGCGTGAAGAGATTGCCGAGCGCCGCAGAATCGAAGACGAGGAGCGGGAAAGACGGAGGcgccaagaagatgaagagctGGCAGAAAGAGACAAGCAAGAAGATGAAGCACGGGATGGCAGGCTTCTGCACGAGACAAatgaggtggaagaggaaacGGACCACCTTATGattgagattgaggaggaagccCAGAGGGCCATTGATGAGGGGCAGAAGAAGTTGATGGGCCTGGAAGAACGGAGAAAG GAGCTCAACCACCTCATCGAGGAGCAGCTGAGGGCACCAATCATCCCTTCTCCACCCAAGAGATCGAGGCGAGGCAGCAACCTGCCGCCAGCTGTGGCTACACCAAGTAAGCCACCGGAACCTGTGGCCCCCGAATCTCTCAATAATGACGGTGCAAAGGCTCTTGAGCCCGAGGACATTTCTACGAGCAGACACGATGAGATCACCGAGACAGCCCACAAGTCACCGACCATTCCGCAGGCGGACATGGTCAAAGAGTCGACTCTGAACACAGCTGCCAACAGCCAGATGCAAGCCAGCCCGACCAATGATAGCAGACCGACATCTCGTCAGGACCGGCCTCTATTTGTCCAGCCGGTGATTTCGCGATCTGGGACCATCATCCACGCTGACCAGCTTGAGGAGACGGCACGTGCTCCTGTCGAGCCCATTGGAATTCCCAATCGAAACACCGATTCACCTGATCCTTTGGACAGCTCGAAGCCCGATATAACCTGGTGGGAAaacaagagaagagaagaggcaGAGCGTGCCCTGCACCATCCAGCGACTCCAAGCCCCTCATCTTCACATAACGAAGCCGAGGACACCGGAGCCCCATCACAGTTGCCAGCTGAACATGGAGTCAAAGATGCCGATCAGCCTAACTCTTCCCAGGCAACACCTGGCGCGAGTCGCCAAGCCGTGGGGAGCGGCGATGTGACCCAACCCGCCGAAGAGACGCCCGCGATGCCGCAGCTGGATATGGATCAGGCTTTGTCCAACGAGACAACACGTGGAAGGAGCCAAACAAGTGTCGATGTTATCGCCGCGGTAACGAGAGCGGCCAGTGTCGTCTCTGACAGCGCATCCGAGTACGATTTGTCTACGGCCGACCATCCGACCGAAACAACCGTTGAAGGTGAAAAACCTCAGGCTTTACAGAATCTCAATGTGCCCGAACACGAACACAGTCCCGAGGAGGTGCCGTTGCCATTGAGCGCTACCGGTGACTCCTTCGACGCGGCAGGGGATATGTCCTTCGAGTCGGCGCATGAGCAGCCTGTCAGACTAGCATCTGCTATCTCCGATCATACGCGGTCTCATGCCGGCGAGCACATCTCTTTTGCTGCCGATGAAGAACAGGAGAACACTCACAATGCTTCTTTTGAGCTCACCGAGACCAGTGTTACTCCTGAACATCACGGCTCCGAACCCTCCGTCAACGGGGACGCCGCTTCCTCCGTCTCATCGTACCATAATCAGCCGAGTATTGAGTACCGCACGACATCAGACGAGCCGCCCGCAGTTGGAGTTCCAGAAGGTATGGACGACTCTTGTTCCTTGACTGATACCTCCGAGTATTGCCTACACGAGGAGGTCTCTGACAGGCACCACCCACACCGCCCTCCGCTCGTCCATTCAGAGTCGTACACGGGAGATGAGAgggatgatgtcgaggttgacaTTCCGCTGCAACGAGTGCCTTCCCACCAACCGCCTAGAGAAGAGTTCGGGcatgaggaggttgaaaaCGATCCACATGCCGTCTCCGACCATGAAACAGACGTATGTCATGCTCTAGCGCCGGTCTCACAGGAACAAGAGCTGGATGGacacccacacaccccaTCTCTCCAGGTAATCcgcgaggatgaggtccTAGATTCTACCGTCGAGGAAACGGTGGCTCCAGAACCACAGCAGCATGGAGCTGTAGGCCTTGGGACCGAAGACAGCGCTCACGCAGAAAAGTCCATTGTGGAACATGACTCCCCCCACGGCAGCGAGCTCGGTCATGACGAAGACGTGCCAGCGCTGTCATCTTCCTCTGACCATGGTGACCATACCCATTCCTTCTACGACGACGGCTCACATCTTGAAGACGACTACGCCCAACCCGAACCCATCAcgcccaaccccctcatcctgCAGCCCTTTCGGAccggcgacggcggcgatCGAGGATCGCATGTTCGTGACCGAGACGTACCGAAGCTCCCGGATGACGTCGGTCGACACGGAGAGAGAGATGCTGAGCCCGGTGTCAGTAGTGCTAGAGGACAACCTGGTGATCAGGCCCATCTCGGAGTACTTCGAGACGATGGCtatgtgggagggggagcagcGGAACgagcggaggagaaggccgaggagtCATTAGTTCCTGGGGCAGAGCATGTCAGTGACGCTGCTCTACCGCCGGCCGGGCTGCAGAACGAAGAGGCTGCGGACGACCAGCTGCGTCGTGCTAGTCAAGTGTCAAATGAGTCGGTTGAGATGGACGCTGCGTATACGACTACAGTGAATGGGGAGGGCGAgctgtttgatgatgatgatgacgatgatgatgacgatgatgatgatgatggtgatgcgGAAAGCGATGTCAGTGACATTGAGGATGCTTATCTTaatgaggagggtgttgtcgATGCTGTCGTTGCGGCAATGGGACCTGAGCCTGAAGATCAAGAGCACACTGAAAAGGATGCTGCCACAGTGAAGACCTCAGTGgatgaggttgctgaggtgcCTACCGAGGTACCTGCTGAGGCACCTGCTGAGCTTCAAGCTATTGTTGCAGCTGATGCTCTAGTTCATACTTCAACTGATATTCCCCTTGATACCGTCCTCGACCGTCCAGTTGGGCCAACTGTCGAAATGCCAGAACCAATGGCAGCACAGGTTGAGGCTGGGGCTCACATTCAGGTACCAGACGAGACGCCATTCGCGACACCAATGGAAGTGCCGGGTCAAGTTGAGCCTAAGGCCCAGGTGCTAAATATCATGGGAGATTCGGACGGCACACCCGCTGTCTCGGCTACCGTCCCACCAATTGAGACTCCAGAGCCAGATCATCCCCGGACAAGCCCCAACTGGGTCAACGAGGCTGACGACTACTTTGCTGAACTGGATCAAAGACAGGAGACACCTAGACTTCAGTTCTTTGAGCAAAAGCGAACCGATGTAAAAACTTCCTTAGCATCAGATTCACAGACAGCCAGCCAAGGACTCTCAGCCAGCAATCACAATCCTGATCGCCCTCAAACACCCGACCAAGACACAGAGCTTGCTTGCCAGGAACACCGATCAACACATCTCCATAGCCAAGAGCAACAACAATCTTCGCCGCAGTCCGTCCGCAGCCAAAGCACCATCGATTCTGCGCCTCCATCGCCCGAACAACACACCGTGACAGACACCCACGTCCCAGTCATCCGTGGCCTTGTCTCCACCCAGTCACCCAGCTACCAAACCGGCCGGCCACGGAACAACTCCCATCTCATCGAGTACGACCATCACCGCGACGAATCCGAGGACACCCCATTAGCTAAATGGCGGCACCGAGAATCTACCCTTTCCATGCCCGACCAACCACCTGTTGCCCCCCTTGATACCGCTCACTCAAGCAAGCACTCCCACGCCAGCAGCGAATCCGGCGACCAAAAAGGCGGCAGCCTCTTCCAGCGCATGCGCAACGTATTTGAGCAACAATCCCACGCCTCCgacatcaacacctcccGCTCGTCCCACTCTCGCCCCATCAGCACCGACCGTCAcagcggagggggaggcggcgggggcggTTCTGGACTCTGGGGTTCCGGCGGGCCTCTCTCCGGTCGTTTCGGCAAGTCCTGGTCTTCGTCATCGAAcgagcaccaccaccacagggACTACCACCACTCTCCCTACACCGAGGCGGGCCACTCCCCTGTTCGTGGCACCGAGGGCGATCATGATGCGTTGGACGAACGGAGTGGCTTGGTGGGCGGAAGGGAAGATCTAAATTGA